Proteins encoded in a region of the Vicia villosa cultivar HV-30 ecotype Madison, WI linkage group LG5, Vvil1.0, whole genome shotgun sequence genome:
- the LOC131602286 gene encoding uncharacterized protein LOC131602286, with protein METQPHDNLQHAPVSSSDADILPNDAVADFSNHRETEEKSHVSRDEVIRVLQAIASSGRFWHDWDNLKSMLSFQLKQVLSEYPEAKMTSEQQYASLRESYADLVHKLDDALTCFIDGPPFTLQRVCEILLDAKNIYPNLSKLALALEKNLLVTSTLTICTDPYPQESVQETNAIEKPSEKQQEQQSDDAQNGIEPLVTDNDEVMVDADAGDDVTIEMETFEDAKSSENDPEPNVNNAQVS; from the exons ATGGAGACGCAACCACACGATAATTTGCAGCACGCACCGGTTTCTTCCAGTGACGCCGATATTCTACCCAACGATGCGGTGGCTGATTTTTCAAATCACAG AGAAACTGAAGAAAAAAGCCATGTTTCAAGGGATGAAGTTATTCGGGTTCTACAAGCTATTGCATCCTCCGGGAGGTTCTG GCATGACTGGGATAATCTCAAGAGTATGCTATCATTTCAGCTGAAGCAG GTATTGTCTGAGTACCCTGAGGCAAAAATGACAAGTGAGCAGCAATATGCTTCACTAAGAGAATCCTACGCTGATTTGGTCCACAAATTGGATGATG CACTTACATGTTTTATTGATGGCCCACCATTTACGTTGCAAAGGGTTTGTGAG ATTCTATTGGACGCAAAAAACATTTATCCAAATCTTTCCAAGCTGGCTTTAGCTCTTGAAAAG AATTTGTTAGTTACATCTACATTGACAATCTGCACTGATCCATATCCTCAAGAATCAGTACAAGAGACTAATGCCATAGAGAAGCCAAGTGAAAAGCAGCAGGAGCAGCAATCTGATGACGCGCAAAATGGTATTGAGCCTTTGGTAACAGACAATGACGAAGTAATGGTTGACGCTGATGCAGGTGATGATGTGACCATTGAAATGGAAACTTTTGAAGATGCTAAATCATCAGAAAATGATCCTGAGCCAAATGTTAATAATGCACAAGTCTCGTGA